One window of the Eucalyptus grandis isolate ANBG69807.140 chromosome 6, ASM1654582v1, whole genome shotgun sequence genome contains the following:
- the LOC104449254 gene encoding LIM domain-containing protein WLIM1, whose amino-acid sequence MAFAGTTQKCMACEKTVYLVDKLTADNRIYHKACFRCHHCKGTLKLGNYNSFEGVLYCRPHFDQLFKRTGSLEKSFEGTPKIAKPEKPVDGERPAATKASSMFGGTRDKCVGCKSTVYPTEKVTVNGTPYHKSCFKCTHGGCVISPSNYVAHEGKLYCRHHHTQLIKEKGNLSQLEGDHERETMAPES is encoded by the exons atggcatTCGCAGGAACAACCCAGAAGTGCATGGCCTGTGAGAAGACAGTCTATCTGGTGGACAAGCTCACAGCTGACAATAGAATCTACCACAAGGCCTGCTTCAGATGCCACCATTGCAAAGGGACTCTCAAG CTTGGGAACTATAATTCATTTGAAGGAGTCTTGTACTGCCGGCCGCATTTCGATCAGCTCTTCAAGAGAACTGGCAGCCTCGAAAAAAGCTTTGAAG GAACCCCCAAGATTGCAAAGCCAGAGAAACCCGTCGATGGAGAG AGACCTGCAGCGACCAAAGCCTCCAGTATGTTCGGGGGAACGCGAGACAAATGTGTAGGCTGTAAGAGCACCGTCTACCCGACCGAAAAG GTGACGGTTAATGGGACTCCATACCACAAGAGCTGCTTCAAATGCACCCACGGGGGGTGCGTGATCAGCCCATCCAACTACGTCGCGCACGAGGGGAAACTCTACTGCAGGCACCACCACACTCAGCTCATAAAGGAGAAGGGCAATCTCAGCCAACTCGAGGGCGATCATGAGAGGGAAACAATGGCTCCTGAATCATAA